A region from the uncultured Bacteroides sp. genome encodes:
- the scpA gene encoding methylmalonyl-CoA mutase, with amino-acid sequence MRPNFKNLDIYAAFQPIDGAEWQKANNIKADWKTPEHIEVKPVYTKEDLEGMEHLNYAAGLPPYLRGPYSVMYTLRPWTIRQYAGFSTAEESNAFYRRNLASGQKGLSVAFDLATHRGYDPDHERVMGDVGKAGVSICSLENMKVLFDGIPLNKMSVSMTMNGAVLPILAFYINAGLEQGAKLEEMAGTIQNDILKEFMVRNTYIYPPAFSMKIISDIFEYTSQKMPKFNSISISGYHMQEAGATADIELAYTLADGLEYLRAGVAAGIDIDAFAPRLSFFWAIGTNHFMEIAKMRAARMLWAKIVKQFNPKNPKSLALRTHSQTSGWSLTEQDPFNNVGRTCIEAMAAALGHTQSLHTNALDEAIALPTDFSARIARNTQIYIQEETYICKNVDPWGGSFYVESLTNDLAHKAWELIEEVEKLGGMAKAIETGIPKMRIEEAAARTQARIDSGSQTIVGVNKYRLEKEAPIDILDIDNTAVRKEQIEGLKELKEKRDEAKVQAALEAITKCVETKKGNLLELAVEAARVRATLGEISYACEKIVGRYKAIIRTISGVYSAESKNDADFKRACELAEKFAKKEGRQPRIMVAKMGQDGHDRGAKVVATGYADCGFDVDMGPLFQTPAEAAREAVENDVHVVGVSSLAAGHKTLIPQIMEELKKLGREDIIVIAGGVIPAQDYDFLYKAGVSAIFGPGTPVAKAAGQILEILLEE; translated from the coding sequence ATGCGACCAAATTTTAAAAATCTAGATATATATGCTGCATTTCAACCTATAGATGGTGCGGAATGGCAAAAGGCTAACAACATCAAAGCCGACTGGAAAACTCCGGAACACATTGAAGTGAAGCCTGTTTATACAAAAGAAGACCTCGAAGGAATGGAACATCTGAACTACGCAGCCGGACTTCCTCCTTATCTTCGTGGACCATATTCGGTGATGTATACCCTTCGCCCCTGGACGATTCGTCAGTATGCAGGCTTCTCTACTGCCGAAGAGTCAAATGCTTTCTATCGTCGTAATCTGGCTTCAGGCCAAAAAGGACTTTCTGTTGCTTTTGACCTTGCAACTCACCGGGGATATGATCCTGACCACGAACGTGTAATGGGTGATGTCGGCAAAGCAGGTGTCTCTATCTGTTCTTTAGAGAATATGAAAGTATTGTTCGATGGCATTCCATTGAACAAGATGTCTGTCTCTATGACAATGAACGGCGCTGTACTTCCTATTTTGGCATTTTACATCAATGCCGGTTTAGAACAAGGAGCTAAACTGGAAGAAATGGCCGGAACCATTCAAAATGACATTCTGAAAGAATTCATGGTTCGTAATACCTATATCTATCCACCCGCATTTTCCATGAAGATTATCTCTGATATCTTTGAGTACACTTCTCAGAAAATGCCTAAGTTCAATTCTATCTCTATCTCCGGTTATCACATGCAAGAGGCAGGTGCTACTGCAGATATTGAATTAGCTTATACGTTGGCTGACGGTTTGGAATACCTCCGTGCAGGTGTTGCAGCAGGCATCGATATAGATGCATTCGCTCCCCGTTTGTCATTCTTCTGGGCTATAGGAACAAATCATTTCATGGAAATAGCCAAGATGCGTGCTGCACGTATGTTGTGGGCTAAGATTGTAAAACAGTTCAATCCGAAGAATCCAAAATCTTTAGCTTTACGTACACACTCGCAAACATCAGGATGGTCACTTACCGAACAAGACCCGTTCAATAATGTGGGACGTACTTGTATTGAGGCTATGGCTGCCGCTTTGGGACATACACAATCGCTACATACTAATGCCCTTGATGAAGCAATTGCTTTACCAACCGATTTTTCTGCACGTATTGCCCGTAATACTCAGATCTATATTCAGGAAGAAACTTACATCTGCAAGAATGTAGATCCATGGGGAGGTTCTTTCTATGTAGAGAGCCTGACAAACGACCTGGCTCACAAGGCATGGGAACTGATTGAAGAAGTAGAAAAACTGGGTGGTATGGCTAAGGCTATCGAAACAGGTATCCCAAAGATGCGTATCGAAGAAGCTGCTGCCCGCACACAAGCTCGTATCGACTCTGGCTCACAGACTATTGTGGGTGTGAATAAGTATCGTCTTGAGAAAGAGGCTCCTATCGATATTCTTGATATTGATAATACGGCTGTTCGTAAAGAACAGATTGAAGGCTTGAAAGAGCTTAAAGAAAAACGCGACGAAGCAAAAGTACAAGCTGCTCTGGAAGCCATCACCAAATGTGTGGAAACAAAGAAAGGCAACTTATTGGAGCTGGCCGTAGAGGCTGCTCGTGTTCGCGCTACTCTAGGCGAAATTTCGTATGCTTGCGAAAAGATTGTGGGACGTTATAAAGCAATAATCAGAACTATATCAGGCGTGTATTCAGCAGAAAGTAAAAACGATGCGGACTTCAAGCGTGCCTGCGAACTGGCCGAGAAGTTTGCCAAGAAAGAGGGACGTCAACCTCGTATCATGGTTGCCAAAATGGGACAAGACGGTCACGACCGTGGTGCCAAAGTAGTAGCAACGGGCTATGCCGATTGCGGATTCGATGTGGATATGGGACCTTTGTTCCAAACTCCTGCCGAAGCTGCCCGTGAAGCTGTAGAGAACGATGTTCACGTAGTGGGTGTTTCTTCACTTGCTGCCGGTCACAAGACATTAATTCCCCAGATCATGGAAGAGTTAAAGAAGCTTGGCCGCGAAGATATCATCGTAATTGCCGGTGGAGTAATTCCGGCACAAGATTATGATTTCCTTTATAAAGCAGGCGTGTCTGCCATATTCGGGCCCGGTACTCCGGTAGCCAAAGCTGCCGGCCAAATTCTGGAAATATTACTGGAAGAATAA
- the mutA gene encoding methylmalonyl-CoA mutase small subunit: MADSKEKLFSDFSPVSTEKWMEKVTVDLKGADFEKKLVWKTNEGFKVKPFYRMEDIEGLKTLDALPGEFPYLRGTKKDNVWLVRQDIKVDNPVEANKKALDILMKGINSLSFHIESKALNAETIEALLKDICAESVELNFSTCQGHVVELAELLVAYFQKADYDLKKLQGSINYDFFNKMLLDGKEKGNLVQTARALIETTQPLPFYRVLNVNALSLNNAGAYISQELGYALAWGNSYMNQLTEAGIPATVVAKKIKFNFGISSNYFLEIAKFRAARMLWANIVASYNPECLRDCENKGKEDECRCAAKMKIHAETTSFNLTLFDAHANLLRTQTEAMSAALAGVDSMTVTPFDKVYATPNELSERLARNQQLLLKEESHFDKVVDPAAGSYYIENLTVSIAQQTWNTFLKVEDEGGFYTALKTGSVQKDINESGKARHKAVAQRREVLLGTNQYPNFAEKAGSKKAIDTACSCGCGETHGTDIATISLERAASQFEALRLETEAAGKRPKAFMLTIGNLSMRQARAQFSCNFLGCAGYEVVDNLGFESVEAGIKAAMAAKADIVVLCSSDDEYIEYAVPAFKALNGRAMFIVAGSPACMDDLKAEGIENFIHVRVNVLETLREYNAKLLK, from the coding sequence ATGGCAGACAGTAAAGAAAAACTCTTCTCTGATTTTTCTCCCGTTTCTACGGAAAAGTGGATGGAGAAAGTAACAGTCGACCTTAAGGGGGCTGATTTTGAGAAGAAACTCGTTTGGAAAACAAACGAAGGGTTTAAGGTGAAACCTTTCTACCGAATGGAGGATATTGAAGGCTTAAAGACCCTTGATGCACTTCCCGGTGAATTTCCTTATTTAAGAGGAACAAAAAAAGACAACGTGTGGTTAGTTCGTCAAGACATCAAAGTCGATAATCCGGTAGAAGCGAATAAAAAAGCTTTGGACATATTGATGAAAGGTATCAATTCTCTTTCTTTCCACATAGAATCAAAGGCTCTTAATGCTGAGACTATCGAAGCATTATTGAAAGACATTTGTGCAGAAAGTGTAGAATTAAACTTTTCTACCTGCCAAGGACATGTGGTAGAATTGGCAGAACTCTTAGTGGCCTATTTCCAAAAAGCAGATTATGATTTAAAGAAATTGCAAGGTTCTATCAACTATGATTTCTTTAATAAGATGTTATTGGATGGAAAAGAAAAAGGTAATCTGGTACAAACAGCCAGAGCATTGATTGAAACAACGCAACCACTTCCTTTCTATCGCGTACTCAATGTGAACGCTCTTTCATTAAACAATGCCGGCGCATATATCTCTCAAGAATTAGGCTATGCACTGGCTTGGGGAAATTCCTATATGAACCAACTCACCGAAGCAGGAATACCTGCAACTGTTGTTGCTAAAAAAATTAAATTCAATTTTGGTATTAGTTCCAACTATTTTCTCGAAATAGCTAAATTCCGTGCAGCCCGTATGTTATGGGCTAATATTGTAGCTTCTTATAATCCCGAATGCCTGCGGGATTGCGAAAACAAAGGAAAAGAAGATGAATGTCGCTGTGCAGCAAAAATGAAAATTCATGCTGAAACAACTTCATTTAACCTCACCTTATTTGATGCGCATGCCAACTTGCTTCGCACACAGACTGAGGCGATGAGTGCTGCACTAGCAGGGGTAGATTCAATGACCGTTACTCCATTTGATAAAGTATATGCAACACCCAATGAACTCTCTGAACGTTTGGCTCGCAACCAACAGTTACTACTCAAAGAAGAGTCTCATTTTGATAAAGTGGTTGATCCTGCAGCCGGTTCTTATTACATTGAAAACCTGACTGTTTCTATTGCCCAACAAACATGGAATACTTTCTTGAAAGTAGAAGATGAGGGTGGCTTTTATACTGCATTAAAAACTGGTTCTGTTCAGAAAGACATCAATGAGAGTGGCAAAGCACGCCACAAAGCAGTAGCGCAACGCAGAGAAGTATTACTTGGGACTAATCAGTATCCTAATTTCGCTGAAAAAGCAGGAAGCAAAAAAGCTATCGACACAGCATGTAGCTGTGGTTGTGGCGAAACTCATGGAACGGACATTGCTACCATCAGCTTAGAACGTGCTGCAAGTCAATTTGAGGCGTTACGCTTGGAAACAGAAGCTGCAGGGAAACGTCCAAAAGCATTTATGCTTACTATTGGAAATCTATCCATGCGTCAGGCACGTGCACAGTTCTCGTGCAATTTCTTGGGATGTGCAGGTTACGAGGTAGTCGATAACTTAGGTTTCGAATCGGTTGAGGCCGGCATAAAAGCTGCCATGGCTGCTAAAGCTGATATCGTGGTACTTTGCTCAAGTGATGATGAATATATTGAATATGCTGTTCCTGCATTCAAAGCACTAAACGGTCGGGCAATGTTTATCGTTGCAGGATCTCCGGCTTGCATGGATGACTTGAAAGCGGAAGGCATTGAAAATTTCATTCACGTTCGTGTCAACGTACTCGAAACTCTGAGAGAATATAACGCCAAACTATTGAAATAA
- a CDS encoding cytidylate kinase-like family protein → MDSSYIINIGRQLGSGGREIGKKLANHLGISYYDKELINLASEESGLCKDFFENADEKATKSIIGGLFGMRFPFVSDGMIPGNNCLSNDALFKVQSDVIRKLASEKSCLFVGRCADYILRDHPRHINVFISAALPDRVARVCNSRQINEEEAEILINKTDKRRAEYYNYYSYKTWGFASTYHLCVDSSVLGIDDTALFIQEFAQKKLKL, encoded by the coding sequence ATGGATAGTAGTTATATCATCAATATCGGACGTCAGCTAGGTAGCGGAGGAAGAGAAATTGGAAAAAAGCTAGCCAACCATCTCGGTATCTCGTATTATGATAAAGAATTGATTAATCTGGCTTCCGAAGAGAGTGGACTCTGCAAAGACTTTTTCGAGAATGCTGATGAAAAAGCTACGAAATCCATTATCGGGGGATTGTTTGGGATGCGCTTTCCGTTTGTGAGTGATGGTATGATACCTGGTAACAACTGCCTGAGCAACGACGCTCTTTTTAAAGTTCAAAGTGATGTAATTCGCAAGTTGGCCAGCGAAAAGTCGTGTTTGTTTGTTGGTAGATGCGCCGATTACATTTTACGTGATCACCCCCGCCATATAAACGTATTTATATCAGCTGCATTGCCTGATAGAGTGGCACGTGTATGCAACAGCCGACAGATAAATGAAGAAGAGGCTGAGATATTAATAAATAAAACAGATAAAAGGCGCGCGGAATATTATAACTATTATAGCTACAAAACATGGGGATTTGCATCCACTTATCATTTATGTGTCGATTCTTCCGTTTTAGGCATTGATGACACAGCACTATTTATCCAAGAATTTGCTCAGAAAAAGTTAAAACTATAA
- the accC gene encoding acetyl-CoA carboxylase biotin carboxylase subunit, with product MIKKILIANRGEIAVRVMRSCYEMGIQSVAVFSEVDRTARHTLYADEAYCIGAAASKESYLNIEKIIQVAKEHQVDAIHPGYGFLSENPDFARRCKEEGIIFIGPLAETMEEMGDKIAARIKMIEAGVPVVPGTQRNLNSIEEAIATCHEIGYPIMLKASMGGGGKGMRLITKDSEVEEAYTMAKSEAMSSFGDDTVYLEKFIEKPHHIEFQILGDKYGNVVHLFERECSVQRRNQKIIEESPSPFMNAKLREEMGQKAVAAAKAVNYEGAGTIEFLVDKNHNYYFLEMNTRLQVEHPITEEVLGVDLVKEQIKIADGQRLQLIQSNIIQRGHAIECRICAEDTESDFKPSPGIIHQLTEPNGIGVRIDGYAYEGYEIPIYYDPMISKLIVWATTRQYAIERMRRVLKEYQITGIKTNLNYLSYVIDTPSFISGKYNTGFIAKNNDQLLKGVTSHSEEEENVAMIATYIDYLMNLEENAPQQEIDARPISRWKEFGLHKGVLRI from the coding sequence ATGATTAAGAAAATCTTAATTGCTAATAGGGGAGAAATTGCAGTCAGGGTAATGCGTTCTTGTTATGAGATGGGCATTCAATCTGTTGCCGTTTTCTCCGAAGTAGACAGGACAGCCCGACACACTTTATATGCTGATGAAGCTTACTGCATTGGTGCTGCAGCTTCAAAAGAAAGTTATCTCAATATAGAGAAGATCATTCAGGTTGCAAAAGAACATCAAGTTGATGCTATTCACCCCGGATATGGCTTTTTGTCTGAAAACCCGGATTTCGCCCGACGATGTAAAGAAGAGGGGATTATCTTTATCGGCCCTCTGGCTGAAACAATGGAAGAGATGGGTGATAAAATAGCTGCCCGTATTAAAATGATCGAGGCTGGAGTTCCCGTAGTACCTGGTACGCAAAGGAATCTGAATAGCATTGAAGAAGCTATAGCTACCTGTCACGAAATAGGCTATCCTATCATGTTAAAAGCCTCCATGGGAGGTGGTGGCAAAGGGATGCGTCTCATCACAAAAGATAGTGAAGTCGAAGAAGCTTACACGATGGCTAAATCGGAAGCAATGTCTTCGTTTGGAGATGACACCGTTTATCTTGAAAAGTTTATTGAAAAACCACATCACATTGAATTCCAGATATTAGGTGATAAATATGGCAATGTGGTTCACTTGTTTGAACGTGAATGTTCCGTACAGCGCCGAAACCAGAAAATTATAGAAGAAAGTCCATCCCCTTTTATGAATGCTAAACTAAGAGAAGAGATGGGGCAAAAAGCAGTTGCTGCAGCTAAAGCAGTAAACTACGAAGGAGCCGGAACGATTGAATTTCTGGTGGATAAGAACCATAACTATTATTTTCTCGAAATGAACACCCGTTTGCAAGTGGAACACCCTATTACGGAGGAAGTTCTGGGAGTAGACTTGGTTAAAGAGCAAATAAAAATTGCCGATGGACAACGGTTGCAACTCATTCAAAGCAATATCATTCAACGAGGGCATGCGATAGAATGCAGAATATGTGCGGAAGATACTGAATCCGATTTCAAACCATCACCGGGGATTATCCATCAATTAACAGAACCTAATGGTATTGGTGTACGTATTGATGGCTATGCATACGAAGGATATGAAATACCTATATATTACGATCCGATGATAAGCAAACTTATTGTATGGGCCACAACCCGCCAGTATGCTATTGAACGGATGCGCCGCGTACTCAAAGAGTATCAGATAACAGGAATAAAGACTAATCTTAATTACCTGAGTTACGTAATAGATACTCCTAGCTTTATATCCGGCAAATACAATACCGGCTTTATAGCCAAAAATAATGACCAGCTGTTAAAAGGAGTGACTTCTCATAGTGAGGAGGAAGAAAACGTAGCTATGATTGCTACTTATATAGATTACCTTATGAATCTGGAAGAGAATGCGCCCCAACAGGAGATAGATGCACGGCCTATCAGTCGTTGGAAAGAGTTTGGCTTGCATAAAGGGGTATTAAGAATTTAA
- a CDS encoding biotin/lipoyl-containing protein has product MEIHIGDRIAEIQLVSKEDNKVVLTIDGKEFVVDVVMAQNGACSIIHNGQSYNAQLIRQADNKNYQVNTFLSSFNVEIVDTQAKYLQMKKKSNAMPEDKITSPMAGKVVSIPVVEGQNVKAGDVLVIIEAMKMQNNYKASSDGIIKDILIKEGDTVSNDQILITLDLKKD; this is encoded by the coding sequence ATGGAAATACATATCGGAGATCGGATAGCGGAAATACAACTGGTCAGTAAAGAAGATAATAAAGTGGTTCTCACTATTGATGGAAAAGAATTTGTAGTGGACGTTGTTATGGCTCAGAACGGAGCTTGTTCTATTATTCATAACGGACAATCTTATAATGCACAGTTAATTCGTCAGGCAGACAACAAAAATTATCAGGTCAATACATTCTTATCTTCATTCAATGTCGAAATAGTAGACACGCAAGCTAAATATTTGCAGATGAAGAAGAAATCTAATGCTATGCCTGAAGATAAAATAACGTCTCCCATGGCGGGTAAAGTGGTTAGCATTCCGGTAGTTGAAGGACAAAACGTAAAAGCAGGTGATGTACTAGTTATTATTGAAGCGATGAAAATGCAAAATAATTATAAGGCTTCGTCCGACGGCATCATTAAAGATATTTTAATCAAAGAAGGAGATACCGTCAGCAATGACCAGATTTTAATAACACTTGATTTAAAAAAAGACTAA
- a CDS encoding acyl-CoA carboxylase subunit beta, which translates to MSKDRYSNFIERNKQAELGGGLGKIEKQHLGGKMTARERIAILLDKDTFVELDKLVKHHCTNFGMEKNRIDGDAMVSGYGKVNGRLVFVYAYDFTSYGGSLGAVTAKKIVKVQKLALQNGAPVIALNDSGGARIQEGIESLDGYAEIFHQNIMASGVIPQISAILGPCAGGACYSPALTDFIFMVKERSHMFITGPDVVKAVTHEEIDKEELGGAQTHGSKSGVTHFVCDTEEELLMSIRELLSFLPANNMEDAPSRNNSDDIHRENEELQSIVPNDPDQPYDIRNIIETVADDRYFFEIMPDFAKNIVIGFSRLGGRSTGIVANQPNYLAGVLDINASDKAARFIRFCDCFNIPIITFEDVPGFLPGYGQESNGIIRHGAKIVYAYAEATVPKITVITRKAYGGAYIVMNSKLIGSDINLAYPTAEIAVMGAEGAINILYRNADEATKLKELDAYREKFATPYQAAELGSIDEIIQPKQTRFRLIQALEMTQNKVQTNPHKKHGNMPL; encoded by the coding sequence ATGAGTAAAGATAGATACAGTAACTTCATCGAACGCAACAAACAAGCTGAATTGGGTGGAGGTTTGGGCAAAATAGAAAAGCAACATTTAGGCGGGAAAATGACGGCGCGTGAACGTATTGCCATCTTATTGGATAAAGATACTTTTGTGGAATTAGATAAACTGGTAAAACATCACTGTACCAATTTTGGTATGGAAAAAAACAGGATAGACGGAGATGCCATGGTTAGTGGCTATGGAAAAGTGAACGGACGGTTAGTGTTTGTATATGCCTATGATTTCACTTCCTATGGGGGCTCATTAGGAGCTGTAACTGCAAAAAAAATAGTAAAAGTACAAAAGCTGGCATTGCAAAACGGGGCACCTGTCATTGCTCTTAATGATTCGGGAGGCGCACGCATACAAGAAGGTATAGAAAGTTTAGACGGATATGCCGAGATCTTTCACCAAAATATTATGGCAAGTGGAGTTATTCCTCAGATTTCGGCAATACTGGGCCCTTGTGCCGGTGGGGCGTGTTACTCTCCTGCTCTGACGGATTTTATATTTATGGTCAAGGAGAGAAGCCACATGTTTATTACCGGACCCGATGTTGTGAAAGCTGTTACGCATGAAGAAATAGACAAAGAAGAATTAGGTGGTGCACAAACGCATGGCAGTAAAAGCGGAGTAACCCATTTTGTGTGCGATACGGAGGAAGAATTATTGATGTCCATTCGTGAACTACTAAGCTTTTTACCAGCCAACAATATGGAAGATGCGCCATCCCGAAACAACAGCGACGACATTCATCGGGAAAATGAAGAATTGCAAAGTATCGTGCCAAATGATCCCGACCAGCCATATGATATAAGAAACATTATAGAAACTGTTGCAGACGATCGTTATTTCTTTGAAATCATGCCCGATTTTGCCAAAAACATCGTAATCGGTTTCTCTCGTTTGGGCGGACGCTCTACTGGTATAGTGGCTAACCAGCCCAATTATCTGGCAGGAGTCCTTGATATAAATGCTTCAGATAAAGCTGCCCGGTTCATTCGTTTTTGTGATTGTTTCAACATCCCTATCATAACGTTTGAAGATGTTCCCGGTTTTTTGCCCGGTTATGGGCAGGAAAGCAATGGCATTATTCGTCACGGGGCCAAAATAGTATATGCTTATGCTGAAGCAACTGTTCCCAAAATAACCGTCATTACCCGTAAAGCCTATGGTGGGGCTTATATAGTAATGAATAGTAAATTAATAGGCTCAGATATTAACTTGGCGTATCCTACGGCTGAAATAGCCGTTATGGGGGCAGAAGGGGCTATTAATATATTGTATCGAAATGCCGATGAAGCGACCAAACTTAAAGAACTAGATGCTTATCGCGAAAAGTTTGCTACTCCTTATCAGGCCGCCGAGCTTGGAAGTATTGACGAAATAATACAGCCAAAACAAACCAGGTTCCGTTTGATACAAGCGCTGGAAATGACACAGAATAAGGTACAAACCAATCCGCATAAAAAACATGGTAATATGCCTTTATAG
- a CDS encoding MATE family efflux transporter → MTGQKTSTTLGTEKIGKLLMQYAIPAIIAMTASSLYNMVDSIFIGNGVGSMAISGLALTFPLMNLAAAFGSLVGVGAATLISVRLGQKDYDTAQRILGNVLVLNIIIGIAFSVVTLLFLDPILYFFGASEQTIGYARSYMQVILLGNVVTHLYLGLNATLRSSGHPQKAMYATIATVLINTALDPLFIFGFGWGIQGAAIATVMAQVIALIWQFKLFNNKNELLHFHRGIFRLKRKIVVDSLAIGMSPFLMNLASCFIVILINQGLKKYGGDLAIGAFGIVNRLIFLFAMIVMGLNQGMQPIAGYNYGAQLYPRVTRVLKLTIYGATIVTTTGFLLGMFMPELAASIFTPDTELIRMSSQGLRIVTLFFPIVGFQMVTSNFFQSIGMAGKAIFLSLTRQLLFLVPCLLILPGLFGTMGVWISMPSADLAASLVSGFMLWHQFRKFKAMHNNS, encoded by the coding sequence ATGACAGGACAAAAAACATCCACTACGTTAGGGACCGAAAAAATAGGGAAACTGTTGATGCAATATGCTATTCCCGCCATCATAGCGATGACTGCTTCTTCCTTATATAATATGGTCGATAGCATTTTCATCGGGAACGGAGTTGGATCAATGGCCATCTCGGGCTTAGCCCTTACTTTTCCGCTAATGAATCTGGCTGCTGCCTTTGGTTCCTTGGTCGGAGTCGGGGCCGCCACACTGATTTCCGTACGATTAGGGCAGAAGGATTATGATACAGCCCAACGCATACTAGGTAATGTGTTGGTTTTAAATATAATAATAGGTATAGCCTTTTCGGTGGTTACATTACTGTTTCTGGATCCGATTCTCTATTTTTTCGGAGCAAGTGAGCAAACCATCGGCTATGCCCGCAGTTACATGCAAGTGATTTTGCTTGGTAACGTCGTAACGCATCTCTATCTGGGATTAAACGCTACGCTTAGATCGTCCGGACATCCGCAAAAAGCAATGTATGCTACTATTGCCACAGTATTAATTAATACAGCATTAGACCCCTTGTTTATCTTTGGCTTTGGTTGGGGAATACAAGGAGCTGCCATAGCTACAGTTATGGCTCAGGTTATTGCCTTAATCTGGCAGTTCAAACTGTTTAACAATAAAAACGAGTTACTTCACTTTCATCGGGGTATATTCCGGTTAAAGCGAAAAATTGTAGTTGATTCCTTAGCTATTGGGATGTCTCCTTTTTTAATGAATTTAGCTTCTTGCTTCATTGTTATTCTGATTAACCAAGGATTAAAAAAGTATGGAGGCGACCTTGCCATAGGCGCCTTCGGTATTGTAAACAGGCTGATCTTTCTTTTCGCTATGATCGTTATGGGACTTAATCAGGGAATGCAGCCTATCGCCGGATATAACTATGGTGCCCAACTCTACCCGCGTGTAACCCGGGTACTAAAGTTAACGATCTATGGAGCAACAATAGTTACTACCACAGGTTTCTTGCTGGGGATGTTCATGCCGGAATTAGCCGCATCAATTTTTACGCCCGACACCGAACTGATACGAATGTCTTCTCAGGGATTAAGAATTGTAACATTATTCTTTCCTATAGTCGGCTTCCAGATGGTTACCTCCAACTTCTTTCAGAGTATCGGCATGGCGGGCAAAGCCATTTTCCTTTCTCTCACCCGCCAGTTACTCTTTTTGGTTCCTTGCTTGCTCATCCTTCCCGGACTATTCGGAACAATGGGTGTCTGGATTAGTATGCCGTCTGCCGATCTTGCAGCCAGCCTTGTCTCCGGTTTTATGCTGTGGCACCAATTCCGAAAGTTTAAAGCAATGCACAACAATTCCTAA